In the Prionailurus viverrinus isolate Anna chromosome A3, UM_Priviv_1.0, whole genome shotgun sequence genome, ttttcttgatgttttgAAATAACTGAGTCACTGGTTCCAACTTGCTTTTCTCAGTCCCTTGCATTAAATGATCGTCCACTTTTGAATCCACACGCATAGCAGATACCCGAGTAGCAGATTTACTAAGGGAAAATCCCATTGGGAGAGCTGAATAATATAGTTGGCAGGTATCTCTGTAAGCAGTGGAAATGTTTCTTCAACTTGATTGCTTGGAAAGAAATGATAACAGGTGAATACAGTGGTAATTTCAACTAACCTCATGGCAGTGCTTGTTTTCATGAAACATCATGGTGGTGActccaaaaatataaagtaaaattgccttggggtgcctgggtggttcagttggttgagtgtccaacttcagctcaggtcatgatatcatggctcgtgagttcaagccccccccctcctcccccagtcaGTCTgtatcctgacagctcagagcctggagcctgcttcaaattctgtgtctccctctccctttgcccctcccccgcttgcttgtgtgtgtgtgtgtgtgtgtgtgtgtgtgtgtgtgtgtgcgcgtgcgcgcgcgcgcacacgcgcgcgcactctcgctctcaaaataaatattaaaaaaaaatttaaaagtaaaattgccTTCCACTTCtcaatgtttacattttctttgtagGAGGATTTGCAGTTCTACAGGATCTgtgaaagtctttttaaaaaggaatttatcaGATTTTGTGCTTTATCACCTTTCAGAAATAAGGGAGCTTCTCTACTTAGTCCTTTACATCATTTTTCCTatcaaaaattgttaaaaaattattaatggattaaagaaataataactgaagtCCAAACACTCTGCTAGGTATTCTGCCAAAAATACAGATGCCcaaacaactgtaaacatttaccTATGAAGCAAACAGAATTAATGGGGGacgcctggatggcccagtggattaagtgtctggctcttgatctcttaggtcatgatctcactgtttgtgagatcaagccccacatcgggctctgtagctgacagcatggagattgggattctctctctccaccccttccctgctcatgctcacactgtctctttgtctctcaaaataaataaacttaaaaaggaattgaagggagaaatagttcTATAATAATAGTTGAAGATTCCAATATTCCActctcaataatggatagaacaactagatagaaataagaaaatagaggaCTTAGTAAGGAAATAGAGCACTTAAACAACAAACCAactagattttttaattttaattttttttaatgttcatttttgagagagagagatagagcatgagtgggggaggggcagagagagagagggagacacataatctgaagcaggctccaggctctgagctgtcagcacagagcccaacatggggctagaattcacaagctatgagatcatgacctgggctgaagtcactcaactgactgagtcaccgaAGTGCcgctaattttaattttttttttaaattaaaaaaaaattttttttaacgtttatttttgagacagagagagacacagcatgaatggtggaggggcagagagagagggagacacagaatcggaagcaagctccaggctctgagccatcagcccagagcccgacgcggggctcgaacccgtggaccgcgagatcgtgacctgagccgaagtcggacgctcaacctactgagccacccaggcgccccattaatattttatttaagtaggcttcatgtccagcatggagcccagtgggacctgaactcacgaccctgagatcaagacctcagctgaaatcaagagtcaagacacttaaccaactgggccactcaggtgtccctaaacCAACtacatttaacaaacatttacagaaCACTCTACCCATCAACAGCATATACTTTTTTCTCCAGTACACTTGTGACATTTTCCGGGATAGACCACATGTTAGACCACAAATTGAGTCTCAACCGATTTTAAAAGGTCGATATCATATAAggcatcttctctgaccacaacagaATGAAGttgaaatcaataacagaaaacaggaaaattcaTGAATTTGTGGAAatgaacacacttttttttttttgagagcatgagtagggaaagggcagagtaagagggagagagagtaagcaggctccatacccagtgcgGTAGCTCAACCTcgctactgtgagatcatgacctgagccgaaatcaagagttggatgctcaacctattgagccacccaggcatcctgaaatTAACACACTcttaaacaaccaatggatcaataaaatcacaatggaaattagaaaacacttaGAGATGAACTTAAATTTACAGCATATCAAAACTTACTGGATACAGCTAAATCGGTGCTACGGTGGAAATTTATAActattaacacattaaaaaaacaagaaagatcttAAATCATCAACCTAATTTTATAacataaagaactagaaaaagaagaaaaactaaacttacagacagcaaaaagaagaaaataataaagatagaaataaaataataaaataaataataaaacagaaaatagaaaaacaacagaaaaagcaatgaaaccaaaagtagttctttgaaaagataaacaagatTGACACAATTTCTTAGATGGATTAAGAAGTAAAGAtgactcaaattattaaaatcagaaatgacagCAGGACATTACTACTGATTCtactgaaataaaaaggaatataagaGAGTGCTCtattttatatgtcaacaaattggatatTCTAGctgaaatggacaagttcctaaaaacagaaaacctaccaagactaaatcatgaagaaacaacaTCTGAATAGTCATCAAAATTCTCTTGACAAACAAAAGCCccggaccagatggcttcactggtgaatcctACCAGA is a window encoding:
- the CA3H2orf15 gene encoding uncharacterized protein C2orf15 homolog, producing the protein MGFSLSKSATRVSAMRVDSKVDDHLMQGTEKSKLEPVTQLFQNIKKIRLENTSQENFTRSKEIGTGSLSEKTLGSVVYVKENDGIEMTDVE